In the genome of Polaribacter sp. MED152, one region contains:
- a CDS encoding RND family transporter, giving the protein MNFWTKVAGIILRNRYLVLIGIAIITALLASQMKYMKFSYTEANLLPENHEANLEYNKFLEIFGEEGNLVILGIKDSTVFTPAKFNAWNSLVNQFNDLDEIDFTLSIADVQKLKADRKQRKFILEPLYDKEPSTKAEVETIKDQLFEKLPFYDNLLFNKETGTLQTAIYIKREIINTPKRRDFIFNTLIPIIEKFEKDYNVDVRISGMPYIRTLNAQNIQDEIILFVGGALLITAVIFFFFFRSYRATFITLLVVMVGVTWAFGFIGLFRFEITVLSALIPPLIIVIGVPNAVFLINKYQQEIKKHGQQAKALQRVISKIGNATLMTNITTASGFATFVFVKSSLLREFGILASVNIVSIFILALLIIPIIYSFMPLPKKKHLNHLERRWIENVVNWMEKTVKEQRIAIYFATVIVIVLGIIGVYKIRVSGSLIEDMPKSMGFYKDIKFFEKEFGGIMPLEIFIDTKKDKGVMKLSTLKKMDELNETIESFPELSKPISIVNLVKYSKQAYYKGNPKYYQLPTSQEQSYIFSYTKNSNSDAGMLNTFVDSTGRYARITTFMKDIGTDKMDIIQERLQAVIDKEFPSEKYAVSITGKALVFIKGTNYLITNLVFSLSLAILLIALFMAWMFRSPQMILISLIPNILPLLITAGLMGFLDIPIKPSTILVFSIAFGISVDDTIHFLAKYRQELISNKWKIKPSVYAALRETGVSMFYTSIVLFFGFLVFTLSSFGGTIALGGLVSVTLLLAMVSNLLLLPSLLLTFEKKIANKKVFREPAMKIIPPKDLEEPSK; this is encoded by the coding sequence ATGAATTTTTGGACTAAAGTTGCAGGTATCATCTTAAGAAACCGTTATTTGGTTTTAATAGGCATTGCAATAATTACAGCTTTGTTGGCTTCTCAAATGAAGTATATGAAATTTTCATATACAGAAGCTAATTTGTTACCAGAAAATCATGAAGCTAATTTAGAATACAACAAATTTTTAGAAATTTTTGGTGAAGAAGGCAACCTGGTTATTTTAGGTATTAAAGATTCTACAGTATTTACACCAGCCAAATTTAATGCTTGGAATAGTTTAGTTAATCAATTTAATGATTTAGATGAAATTGACTTTACACTTTCTATTGCTGATGTTCAAAAATTAAAAGCAGACCGTAAACAACGAAAATTTATTTTAGAGCCTTTATATGATAAAGAGCCTTCTACTAAAGCAGAAGTTGAAACTATAAAAGATCAACTTTTTGAAAAGCTACCTTTCTACGACAATCTTCTATTTAATAAGGAGACTGGTACTTTACAGACTGCCATTTACATTAAAAGAGAAATTATAAATACTCCGAAAAGGAGAGATTTCATCTTCAATACATTAATTCCCATTATTGAAAAATTTGAAAAGGATTACAATGTAGATGTTCGAATTTCTGGTATGCCATATATTAGAACATTAAACGCCCAAAACATTCAAGATGAGATAATTTTATTTGTTGGTGGTGCCCTTTTAATAACAGCAGTAATATTTTTCTTCTTCTTTAGGTCTTACAGAGCAACATTCATCACTCTTTTAGTAGTAATGGTTGGTGTAACTTGGGCTTTTGGATTTATTGGTTTATTTCGATTTGAAATCACAGTATTATCAGCCTTAATACCACCTTTAATAATTGTTATTGGTGTACCAAATGCTGTATTCTTAATTAATAAGTATCAACAAGAAATAAAAAAACACGGTCAGCAAGCGAAGGCATTACAAAGAGTAATTTCTAAAATTGGGAATGCTACTTTAATGACCAATATTACAACTGCATCTGGTTTTGCAACCTTTGTATTTGTAAAAAGTTCGCTTTTACGTGAATTTGGAATTCTAGCTTCCGTAAATATTGTAAGTATATTTATTCTTGCTTTATTGATTATTCCAATCATATACAGTTTTATGCCTTTACCTAAAAAGAAGCATTTAAATCATTTAGAAAGAAGATGGATTGAAAATGTGGTAAATTGGATGGAAAAAACCGTAAAAGAACAAAGAATTGCCATTTATTTTGCCACAGTTATTGTTATTGTTTTAGGTATTATTGGTGTTTATAAAATTAGAGTTTCTGGTAGCTTAATAGAAGACATGCCTAAAAGTATGGGCTTCTATAAAGACATTAAATTTTTCGAAAAAGAATTTGGTGGTATTATGCCTTTAGAAATTTTTATAGATACTAAAAAGGACAAAGGTGTTATGAAATTATCCACCTTGAAAAAGATGGATGAACTTAATGAAACTATTGAATCTTTTCCTGAATTATCTAAGCCAATATCAATAGTTAATTTGGTTAAATACTCTAAGCAAGCCTATTATAAGGGGAATCCAAAATACTATCAGTTGCCCACAAGTCAAGAACAAAGTTATATATTTTCTTATACCAAAAACTCTAATTCTGATGCTGGAATGCTGAATACTTTTGTAGATTCTACAGGACGTTATGCAAGAATTACCACGTTTATGAAAGATATTGGTACAGATAAAATGGATATTATTCAAGAACGTTTACAAGCTGTAATTGATAAGGAGTTTCCTTCTGAAAAGTATGCTGTTTCTATTACAGGTAAAGCCTTAGTATTTATTAAAGGAACAAATTATTTAATAACCAATTTGGTATTCTCTTTATCCTTAGCCATTTTACTGATTGCATTGTTTATGGCTTGGATGTTTAGATCACCGCAAATGATACTAATTTCTCTAATTCCTAACATATTACCATTGTTAATTACAGCAGGTCTTATGGGCTTTTTAGATATTCCAATAAAACCATCAACGATATTAGTATTTAGTATAGCATTTGGAATTTCTGTTGATGATACTATACATTTCCTAGCAAAATACAGACAGGAATTGATCTCAAATAAATGGAAAATTAAACCCTCTGTTTATGCAGCTTTGCGTGAAACTGGAGTGAGTATGTTCTACACATCAATTGTATTATTTTTTGGCTTTTTAGTATTTACACTTTCTAGCTTTGGAGGTACAATTGCACTTGGTGGTTTGGTTTCTGTAACACTATTATTAGCAATGGTATCTAACCTACTACTTTTACCATCTTTACTTTTAACATTCGAAAAGAAGATTGCCAACAAAAAAGTGTTCAGAGAACCTGCAATGAAAATTATACCACCCAAAGATTTAGAAGAGCCTTCTAAATAA
- the frr gene encoding ribosome recycling factor yields the protein MNEEIEFILDTAKEAMGNAITHLEKELVSIRAGKATPAMLSTVMVDYYGSQTPLSQVANVNTPDARTLSIQPWEKNMLQPIEKAIQIANLGLNPMNNGDLIMINVPPLTEERRKGLAKQAKAEAEHAKVGVRNARKDANNDIKKVEISDDMKKIAEDDVQKLTDTYVKNIDEKLAVKEKEIMTI from the coding sequence ATGAACGAAGAAATTGAATTTATTTTAGATACGGCTAAAGAAGCAATGGGTAATGCAATTACGCATTTAGAAAAAGAATTGGTATCTATTAGAGCTGGTAAAGCAACACCTGCTATGCTAAGTACAGTTATGGTAGATTATTATGGTTCTCAAACTCCATTAAGCCAAGTAGCAAATGTAAATACGCCAGATGCTAGAACTTTAAGCATACAACCTTGGGAGAAAAACATGTTACAACCAATAGAAAAAGCAATTCAAATTGCAAATCTTGGTTTAAACCCAATGAATAATGGTGATTTAATTATGATTAATGTACCACCATTAACTGAAGAACGCAGAAAAGGATTAGCAAAACAAGCAAAAGCAGAAGCAGAACATGCTAAAGTTGGTGTTAGAAATGCTAGAAAAGATGCAAATAACGATATTAAAAAAGTAGAGATTTCTGATGATATGAAAAAAATAGCTGAAGATGATGTTCAAAAGCTAACAGATACCTACGTTAAAAATATAGATGAAAAATTAGCTGTCAAAGAAAAAGAGATCATGACAATCTAA
- the pyrH gene encoding UMP kinase, whose product MQYKRVLLKLSGEALMGERQYGIDPKRLAEYAKEIKEVVEKGIEVAIVIGGGNIFRGVAGAANGMDRVQGDHMGMLATCINGLALQSALEDEDVHTRLQTALEIKEVAEPYIKRKAIRHLEKGRVVIFGAGTGNPYFTTDTAAVLRAIEIQADAILKGTRVDGVYNADPEKVKDAVKFESITFKDVINKGLKVMDMTAFTLSEENKLPIIIFDMNKQGNLIRLVSGEKVGTIVEN is encoded by the coding sequence ATGCAATACAAAAGAGTCCTTTTAAAATTAAGTGGAGAAGCGTTAATGGGTGAACGTCAATATGGAATAGACCCTAAACGCCTTGCAGAATATGCTAAAGAAATTAAAGAGGTTGTAGAAAAAGGTATTGAAGTTGCTATTGTAATTGGTGGTGGAAATATTTTTAGAGGTGTTGCAGGTGCTGCAAATGGTATGGATCGTGTTCAAGGTGATCATATGGGTATGTTAGCTACTTGTATAAATGGTTTAGCATTGCAAAGTGCTTTAGAAGATGAAGATGTACACACCCGTCTACAAACTGCTTTAGAAATAAAAGAAGTTGCTGAACCTTACATTAAACGAAAAGCAATTCGTCATTTAGAAAAAGGAAGAGTTGTTATTTTTGGTGCTGGTACAGGTAACCCATATTTTACGACAGATACAGCAGCTGTTTTAAGAGCAATAGAAATACAAGCAGATGCTATTTTAAAAGGTACTAGAGTTGATGGTGTGTATAATGCAGACCCAGAAAAAGTAAAAGATGCTGTAAAATTTGAATCTATTACATTTAAAGATGTAATAAATAAAGGTTTAAAAGTTATGGATATGACTGCTTTTACATTAAGTGAAGAAAATAAATTACCAATCATTATTTTTGATATGAATAAACAAGGAAACTTAATTCGATTAGTTTCTGGAGAAAAGGTTGGTACAATTGTAGAAAATTAA